Within the Musa acuminata AAA Group cultivar baxijiao chromosome BXJ2-9, Cavendish_Baxijiao_AAA, whole genome shotgun sequence genome, the region GGATTTTGATAGCTCGTAAACATAATATACGTAGATGAATAAGATTGATAAACATACCTTCCGGAATTTGTAGGATATGATATTGATGTTGGAGATCCATCTCTTGTCGTAACAGCAAACCTCTCAACTGATTTATCCCATCGAATAAGGTCATCGGAAATGTGATCGTATTGGAATCGACGAACATACGTAAATAAAGACATTGTCGTGGTATTGTTGAATTTGATAAAACCCCCCTCAAGTCGTAGCAATGTTTTGTGGTAGTAAATAAAAAATGCATATAATCGTAGACGTGGAACTCCAGCTTTTCCGTTATGGTGCCTTCGACGTCTGAATACGGCAGAAAGCCTTCAGCAGCTAAGACGTGCAAGAAGTCCTCATAATTGGTCTTGCCATCTTGTACGATCAACCAGCGGTACAATACCAATCGTGTCATCGTAGGTGTCATGTAATGAAGAAAAATTAAAGCCGTATCCTTGTTGTGCCTCACTTTCTCCCACTGACGCATATTTACAGCATCAAGTTGTTGTTGCCATCGACTCATTTCAGTATATCTGAGTACGGAGCCAAAAATCTTGGCGTCCGTGGGAGACCAATCTTGTGTGTTTCTCTTACAGGAGTGAATTATCGCTTTTGCTTCCTCCCGTTGATCGGGCCGGATGAGTGCTTGTCTCAAGCACAATTGTACCCAATCATCCTCCGGTAGGCCGCTGAAATGCCACGTTCGGACAGCGGACCCCAGTACATCCTGAATAAAAAACAAGTCGGGAATGACCACCACGGTACTCCCCGGTGCGCCGACGAGCGATAGAAAGTTCTCCAATTGGAGCCACTTATCCCTGTCCTCCTCCCCGATGTTGAGATCATCCAGAACGAGAAAGTATTTGCTTCCATGGATTCCGTCGAAGAATAGCCAGATGTCCTCGCATGGCTCCCCGGTTATTGAACTCGTGAATTCTCTCATGATCCACATGGGAtccagagaagcaatgtttgggaCATCCACCCAGATTCGATGCTGGAATTGCTCCTTCACCCAAGGGTGGTGGTAAATCAGCCGTGCAAGGGTCGTCTTCCCACCAAGGTCATTTATGATCTGCAATTCATCACAATCGCCAGACTGTGGTTGCTTCAAACTGTCGATGATTTCTTCTACATGCTCGTTGCGTCCCACCACCTCTTCTCTTAGGACGGTGGAGTACTCTTCTTCTTGTCGTGGATCCACAGACTCCATTATCTCCTTCGAGAGGCCCAACACAGACCCCCTCCTCACCAGATAGTTCAGCCTGCCTACCATCTCCTTGAGCTCCAATAGAATGGCTTGGCGAGAGGCCTCTCGGATGCTGCAGATGGAGTGTGACGAGCGATTCGATGCTGCTGCCGCTCCTCCTCTTGGGTGCCAGTCAAGGATCCTACCGAGCAGATCGTCGATGTCCACAATGGCTGCACCGACGTCGGTCACCCACTCCTCCGACTCCGGCTCCTTCAACGCTCGATGCTCGGCGTCCTTGATCGTGCCATTGATACCCCACAGGCGGTCTCGAATCATCTCCATGTGGTTTGGCATGCCTAGTAGTCGCCCCTGCGCCATCATCGCAGGCATCGGCAGTATATGCGATAGTACGCGCTCCAGATCTGACGCCAACGCCATGGCTTTGATGTCAGGGTGGCAGCTATGGAACTCTAGATTATCAATTGAGCTGTGGGCTTGTATTACTCGAGCCACTTGGAATCTACAAAGTATCTGTGTAACTCACAGTTGTTCCTTTTCGTACAACACTTTGTTCTCGTCTCACGCAACCATTAATGCTTGATGAAAGCTAATCCGGGTGGTGCCACCGATGCAATGACGCTCTTGGAATCTACCTTCACGATCTGTGCAAGTAACGAATCAATCATCCAagcaatgtttgattcttctctGTA harbors:
- the LOC135622161 gene encoding putative disease resistance protein RGA1, whose product is MALASDLERVLSHILPMPAMMAQGRLLGMPNHMEMIRDRLWGINGTIKDAEHRALKEPESEEWVTDVGAAIVDIDDLLGRILDWHPRGGAAAASNRSSHSICSIREASRQAILLELKEMVGRLNYLVRRGSVLGLSKEIMESVDPRQEEEYSTVLREEVVGRNEHVEEIIDSLKQPQSGDCDELQIINDLGGKTTLARLIYHHPWVKEQFQHRIWVDVPNIASLDPMWIMREFTSSITGEPCEDIWLFFDGIHGSKYFLVLDDLNIGEEDRDKWLQLENFLSLVGAPGSTVVVIPDLFFIQDVLGSAVRTWHFSGLPEDDWVQLCLRQALIRPDQREEAKAIIHSCKRNTQDWSPTDAKIFGSVLRYTEMSRWQQQLDAVNMRQWEKVRHNKDTALIFLHYMTPTMTRLVLYRWLIVQDGKTNYEDFLHVLAAEGFLPYSDVEGTITEKLEFHVYDYMHFLFTTTKHCYDLRGVLSNSTIPRQCLYLRMFVDSNTITFPMTLFDGINQLRGLLLRQEMDLQHQYHILQIPEGMFINLIHLRILCLRAIKIQQLPNSVGKLLILRYLNLSRSEIQALPKSLCKLRNLRVLNLAHCEKLQKLPKRIHNLENLHVLKLAYCTKLQMLPISVTGLINLQELDLEGCQWLLELPEGLNNMKKLTNLNVYRCPLNQIPHGISQMSNLLKLSGHIIVGDLGNAFSKLESLRNLKELWLQNLEQVLNSENALTPLKLNDILPQLMYLKLHWKWINMEDMRASELVSLHVLEGLQPNLNLKKLEIILYIGEEFPIWIKEGFNHLHKLKEIKLINLKRCKKLPSLGGLLDLEIVELSGMDLINVVDEAFYGDDGTFPELKRLTLSHMLGLEKWLKVERKKEFLFPKLRRLTLIQCPKFKALEVDLEVSTLSIWLNNKMLQTSEFEGWQNLPIKNLEIVGCQEMRCLPQDMERCVKLRSLTINGCDNLDCLPEWLQGFKHLKSLCLYDCGALSSIPEKLKRLRKVVIKGCPKLRL